CCAACCCTCCGCCTACTTTAAAAGCTTCGGAAAAAGGGCTATCATTCTGTAGATTAGCTATTGAATAAAAAGCATAAAACAATACCATATACTTATAAGAACTATTAGATATATTAGTTACATTAATATTCTTAATAAGTATTAGCAATGGCATCACTAGCAGATATGGGTGAACATATAGTCCTGCTATATTAATTCTATAGGCAGATGACGTAGAGGCTATAAATAGCAAGCTCACTATAATTCCCCCCCAAGCCTGTTTAGATAATTTATCTTCAAGTTTGGGGAGGACTTTTTGAGATAACTGTTCTTCGGAGTGTAAAAATAGTGGGTCTTCCATGTTATACCTGTGCTTCCATTTTCTTAATAACCTTGGCAGGAACACCTGCAATTACACTATTTTCTTCTGAAAAAGGTTTTGTACAAACAGAACCAGCCCCCCCACCACACATCCATTTGGTATATTTGTTCCCATCAATAAAGAACTATTGCCGCCTATCCAGCAACCACTTCCTATATGAATATGCCCTCGCTCAAAGCCTGTAAAATAATCTTTTCCATCAAAAGTATGATTACCAGCAGCAACTAACACCATTGGCCCAAACAAAACTCTATCGCCTATTGTAATATTGCCACCCATTAATTGACATCCCATATTAATATGCACTCCATAGCCAACACTTATCCACTGAGGATTTTTTAGCAGTACATCATGCCCTACTCTAAAGTCTCCTTTACAATCTTTGAGAACCCAACTATAAAGCCATCCCCTGAATAAATTAACTTTTTCTGTTTCTGGCAAGAAAAACAAGATGGTTCGTACTGACCATGTATAAAAACGAATTATTATATTTTTCATAGTTAATATTATTTTTTATACTGCCCCCTTACTAAATTTGTAATAGCAATACCTACAGGCCCTAACAATAACAACAATACATAAACAATAAAATATTTGTTAAAGGCCACTTTCGAGGGATATGTTGCCAAACCCATAAAAAGTATCCGTAAAGACTTAAGCCAAAAGCCCTTCGATAACTCTCCAATCCCATGTTTAAAGATTGTATTTTTCACAAAGGCCTCTTGTACTTGTGTAGTAGTCAAACCTGATTTCTGAAGCATACGCGCATCTATTTCCATAGACGTGCGATATTCATCCACCATATACTTCAAATGCCCAGAGCTTGCTTGTTGTGCCGTCTGATTATTAGGATGTATCCGATAATCAAACAACTTAACATCAAGTAAATATACATATTCTACTTCAGCCAATAACTTTAAATGAAACCACTTATCTGGATTGATGATACGACTGCTACCATACCCCCCTACCCCTTCATAGGCTTCACGAGAGAAACATGTAGCTAAAAAATCAAGTGGGTTAGCAGAATATAAAATACAGCGTTTTAACATCTCATCTGCACTTATTTTATATATTTTATACCCCATTGCGGCCGTTAAAGATTGGTCTATATCTGACTCTTTCCAAAGATTAGCATTGCGCCCTCCGTGCGTAGTGGATGTGGTTGGCTTATCATCAGGATCTATAATTCCGATTCTTGACGAAAAAGCAACAGGCTTATTACCAATTAATTGTATAAATTTTTTATATTCTGCCAATGCGTTTGAACGCATCAAATCATCCGAAGAAAGCATAATGCAATAAGGCTCTTTTGCCAATGCACCTGCTCTGTCCAGATTGCCTGCAAAGCCTACATTACACGAGTTTATTACATAGCGTAAATTCTTGCCTTGTTTAATAAAATCTTCCACAATAGCCACAGAACTATCAGTGCTTTTATTATCAGCAATAACTATTTCAAAATCTTGTTCTGTTTGACTCAGCACACTTTGAATAGTACGCCCCAAGTATTTTTCGTAATTATAATTAGGAATACAAATCGAAAACATATCTTATTTGTGTGAATGTGAATGAAGTATTTGCTCGTAAAGTGCTTTTATTCTTTTGCCCAAAATAGGCATATCAAAATCCTGCTCCACCGTAACTCTGCCAGCATTACCAAGCTGCTGACGCAAGGCAGAATCCTCAGTCAATAATTTAATTTTATCGCAAATATATGCTATGTCATTTTCTGGGACAAGAAAACCATTATAACCGTCGCGTACCATTTGCAAAGCACCGCCCTCATTAAGCCCTATGACAGGAATAGCCGCGGCCATCGCCTCCACAAATACGCGCCCGAAAGATTCAAATCTGTTGGGGTGAACCATGATGTCTATTTCTGCCCAAAAAACTTCAGGTTTTGTGCCATGCCCCATAAACTTAAATTGTTCGTCCGACAAACCTAAACTTTTTTTCAGCGCATTTAATTCAAGCCAATAGGCATCTGTGGTCGGCGGAATTTTCCCATAAATTCTAAACTCTACATTCGATAAAGTCTTGAGTTTTCCTGCTATTTTGACAAATAACGTATGGTTTTTCCAGCGAGCATCCAGCGAAGCAACCATCCCAACTACTATTTTTTTATCAATAGAATTAGTATGCGTCTTCGGTTTAAACTTTTGTACATCTATGGCATTGGGGATCGTACAAATCTTATTCGTATCAGCCATAAAAGGGGCAATGCAATCATAAGTTACATTGGAGTTAGCAACAATCATAGCAGACTGTTTCTCAATGGTTTGTACCCATTTCTGATGATTTCCAAACTGATAATGCTTATCATCGCCGACCAACTCGCGAATATGCCAAATGTGCGGCAATCCCATTTTTTGAGCCAAAATAGCCCCTTCCGTATTGACAGCCGTAGAGGTATGCACTATATCAATTTTTTCGTCTCTAACAATTTGGGCTAATTGAGCCTGAAACTTATGACCGCGTAACGTGCCTAAGCTCAATTTCATTTCCAAAAGCGGACGCTTCCAAAGTACCGTTCTGATTTTGTCATTTGCTCTATACAATGGCAAAAAGATGACTTTACCACCCAACATTTTTTTTATTTCATCGCGGCGAGCTTGTGTGCCGTTTTTTTCACAGACCAAATATGAGTCGATTCCTTGTTTTTTGAGTTGCTCGATGAGCTCGAATGTCGAATAGGCAGAACCACCCGATACGGCATTTAATACGTGCAAGACTTTCATTTTATAAAATATTGGTTTGCAAATAGGCTTCAAATTGGGCTTTAGCCTCAGGCGTACCCATATCCCACATTTCGTCGGCTTGCGAAATGCCCACCAATCCGCCTTGCGCTATAATTTTCTGATAAACAGGAATGACATAGTATTCTCCGCGTGTCGTTTCTTGATTGGCTATCATTTCTTTGGCCAAACTCACCAGTTGAGAGCCGTCCGAGAAATAATACAAACCCGTACTGGCATGGTCTGAAATACGGACTTTTTCGGCCACTTCTACCACTTTACCTTTTTCGTCGGTTCGGGCAAAACTCCACTGGCTGCCCGCCAAATTGGCCACAGAAATAAGTCCCTTACAATCAGATACTTTGTCGGCAATATGACTCGCCATTTCAGATTTAATATAAGTGTCTGAGGCAGCAATTAGTACATCTTCCGAAGAGTTAAGATATGCTTCCGCAGCCAACACCGTACACAATTGGCCTTGTGTTACGTCTTCCAAAAATACAAATTTAGCTTTATCGCCGATGGCCTGCGTAATAAGAGATACTACATCATAACGCTCCTGATGCTCGAGCAGCACCACAAAAATTATTTCTGAATAATCGAATTTCTCTAAACTCTTAATAGCCCACAAAACCATTGGTTTGCCAGCCACTTCTATCAAGGGTTTGGGCGTTTGGTAGCCTCTATCAGCAAAACGCGAGCCTCTGCCCGCCATCGGGACAATAATTTTCATAAGATATGTCTGTAGATAAGAGAGATTATTTGTTTCGTAGTGGCGTATTCTTGCAAGAACACTTGATTATTTTTCTTTACGCAAATCTTCCAAAAGTTCGTCTGTTACTTCTGCCCACGAATGAAAGCGCAAAGCACGGTCATCTATGTACAACTCGGCATTGGGTTTTCCGAAGAAAATTTCATCATACGGAATATCGTGTTTGTCGAGCCATTCCAGCGTAATTTTACCTACGTTTTTCATTACCTTTCCTACGTTAGCCTCGCAAGTAGCCATATTACGTGCCGTACTGATAATCAAATAATGGCCTTGTGCTTTTAGCTCTTTCATGCGCTCTACGGCGTGCGGCAATGGCGGCAATTCTGCATATTTTTCGTGTTTTTGGCGAATGGGGCAAAGTGTGCCGTCGAGGTCAATTACAATTCTCATAGTATATTTATAAATCAAAAAAATAATTACAAAACCTGATTAAGCAACTGAATGCCAGTTAAATACATCAATTTCTGACGCATCGGTTTGCCCTGATGATATGGCACCATCGAAACGAAAAGCAATCCTTCTATAAACTTAATCTCATGCAAATCGTAGTTGTTGGCCACTACCTGCTCATCAAAAGCGGCGGCGGCATCGGCATAACTATCATTGGCATAAATGCTATACTCAAAGTCAGTGTCCGAAAGCTGCGCAAAACTAAAAATATCCGCAATGATATAGTCATATAGCCCACAAATACTATGACGCAATTTTGCTACGTCATAACGCGGGTCGCCATAAATACCAGCCTTACCAAAGCTACCACGCGGGTCGATAAGCCTTACAATATGATTATTTATATCATACAAAATATTTGACAAACAATAGTCGCCATGTAAAACTGTAGCCTGCGCATTAGCCGCCAACGCATTGGCTTTCTGTTCAATACGCTCACGCAGCAAGTTGAAATTTTGGAATGTTTGGCCATTAATAGTGAGCGTATCTGCTTCTAGCCATGTGCGCCATTCGGGTTCTTGCTCTCTGAGCATATCCATACGCTCCAGCGTTTTAGCCCAATACATATCGGCAATCTCTTCGGGCATTAACTCGCCCTTATAGCTACTGATAAGTTTGTGAACCTTAAACAAGTTTTGCAACGCAGTATTCCAAATTTGTCCATCCAGATTGCCGTACAAATACAACTCGGCCATATTAGGATAGCCATAATATTCTTGCGTAATAATCACCTCATTATCAGATGTTTCTTGCTCAATAATGCGAGGTGTAAGCAATTTAAGTTGTTCGGGAAGAAGTTTATACCAATTCAGTTCGTCGGCTAACTTCGCACTTTTTTGGCTGCGTTTGGTAACCGTAGAAAGTACAGGGTCTATTTGCAACGAGTTGAAAAAACGAGATTGCAACAGGCTGCGTTTGGCTTGCACGAAATGATCTATATGCCCAAAATCAAACCAACGTTGAGCAGGTTGTATCTTGATTTTTCGCTGCTTGTTATAAAAATCAAGCATAACACTTAGCTCTTTTGCCCCGCTGTTAATGGCCTCTCTGGTTGCTTTTTTGGCCAACGTAATATCTGTCAAATGATAATAACCCGTCAGAGCAGTCAGGCCAGCTTTATGTATTTTTTCTTTGCTTTTATCATAAAACTGCTGAATAAGTCCCTGTTTATCAGCTTCTACCAAACACCAATTGCGAGGCGTATCGTATTGCCCCACAAACACAAAGTCTGTATCAGAGCTGACGTTATCTTGAATAAGCGTATCGCCCAAGATAATATGCACGCCGCAGGGTTGGTTAATGGCATTCAGGCCATTGAGCAGAGAAGTAAGAATCGTGCCTGCTTCATTGACAAAAGCAAAATCAACTTGAATACGGCCTTGGTAAGCCCAAGACAAAAAATTATATAATTGATGGTTTTGGGTTTGCAATACCACCACCACTTGTAGTATATTTTTAGCTATCAAATCATCTAATATCCAGCCGATTACAGGCTTGCCATTGACAGGAATCATGGCATTGGACACGTTGGTTCCGATAGGCAGATTGGAATAATTAATATTTCCTCCGCAAAGAATAATAGCAGGAGAATTTGAATTCATATCTTAACTTTTAAAATCTAATGAAAACGCCCAGCCGCTTTATGCGCCTGAAACTCCTCAATATTTCTATATTTAATAATTTTAGCGGGATTGCCACCCACAATAGCAAAATCAGGTACATCTTTAGCAACCACAGAGCCAGCCGCCACGATAGCACCTTCGCCAATGGTGATACCAGGTATAATTGTAACATTATTACCTAACCACACAAAATCTTTGATAATAACAGGTTTGTCTATACGCTCGGGGCCGTAAGGAATAGCATTTGTGTTTTCGTAGTTATGATTGGTAGAAATAATCGTAAGATTAGAACCCGTATGAAAATAACTTCCGATGCGCACTTCCCCACTTCCGACTAATGTAACATTGGGGTTAAAATTTACATGATCACCCAAAGTAACATGCTTACCAAATCCTTTTATTTGACCATTGACTTTCAATCCTTTACCCACTTGCTTGCATACGCGTTGCAAATGATGAGCGTATATTTGATTATAATTAAACTTCTTTTTGATTCGTGGTAAAAATGTAAACTCCCAACGATACCAAATTTTTTGTATCAAACTAAGCGACATTTTTATTCTTCTTTTTTCTGTTTTTTAGAACATTCAGGGCTTGCCTCATGCGTGCCGACTCAGACTTATTGCGGAAAAAAACAATAGCGATACCCAACACAAAACCAATAGACAATAGTAATCGTAAACCAAATTTTGGCCATATACCCAAGTCAGAAGCCCAATAATTATTAGCAAAAATGACAGCAGCAGCCACTAACAAACAAGCCAAAACAGAGAGCCAATCATAAGCAACTTTAAAAATACTTTGGGCATAAAAATACACTAACACTGCCATCGTTAGCCAGCCGCACGAAGTAGCAATACCCGCACCTGCCGTTCCAAATTTATTGATAAATAGGGCGGCTGTTAGAAAAGTAACCATAAATCCCGAAAAACTAATAAACGGAAGTAATTTCATGGATTTTCCAAGCTCAATACCCGTACCCAGCATCCAATACAGTCCCGTACAAATAGGAATCAATGACAAATACACCAATAACGATGCTGCTTCATAAAATTTGGAGTTCACAGACCATACGAATACATAAGGCATCCATAAAGCCATCATCGTAAAGACAAACAAAATGGCAGCCAAATAATAGTTAAAAATTGACCCAAACGTAAATGCGGCTTTTTCACCCTCAGACTTATGCAAATGAAATTTGTAAGGGCCCCAAGATTGCTGCACGGCATTGGTTATCATCACCAAAGGCATCGTGAACTTCCATGCAATATTATACAAACCTGCTTGCTCAATACTAAGCATTGTTTTTACCATAAATTGCCCGTACATACTCATGCCAATGGCCTGTAAATGATGCGGTACTGCTGGCAAACCGAAACCTAGCATTCGCTTGAGTTCTGCCCATGAGAAATATCTAAAATTAGGGCGTGTTACTTGGCTAAACATATAGATAGCCGTCATTACATTGGCAATCAATAGGCCATAAAGCGAGCCATAAACCCCAAACTTGAACACGATTACTAACAAAATCGTAGTTCCCATGGATAGCATCAGGTTTACCAAAGAAATGGTTGCTACTTTTTTGGCTTTTCGCTCAATACGCAAAATAGCCAATGGCATGGCATCAATCGCACTAAAAAAAGCCGTAAAAACTGCAATAGACAAGTAACTCGTAGGAATGTCTTTATTTAAAAGAATAGCATTTATATGTGGTAAAAAAAGTAATGATAAGGCCAAGCCCATCAGAGCCAAGCTAATTACGGCAATATGTCCTGTGCTAATAATTTGTTTACGCTCCTCATCGGTTTCCGTATAGGTCATAAAACGAAAAACCGCCGAAGTCAGCCCCATATTAACTACTGGCGTAAATAACGAGGAATAAAGCGTAGTCATCGCCAAAATTCCGTAATCAGATGGCGATAAATACCCCGTATAAATAGGAACAAGAATAAAGTTGAGCAGCTGACTCAACACTTTACTCATGCCATAAATAGACGTATCTTTTCCTAACTCTTTTAATTTACTTAGTAATGACATCTATTTATTTTATTTTATACAAAAAAATACGATAACAACTATTATCAGACTCAAAAATATGTTCTAACTGTATTGCTAGATTATTAGCCGTATTTATCTTCACTGCCGATATCAAATACAAACAACCTGCCTCTTTCATTTTTTGATAATCCAAATCAAGATGCTGAATCTCTTTATTATTATTTTTGTAGTAATTTAAATCTATGCCCAATTCAGAGGAAAAGATATAACACCTACTACCAAATCCAATAAAATACTGTTTTATATCTTCATTTTTTGTTAATTCTTTGGCAATAACACTGCCAAACCAATGTTTATAAGACAAGGGATAATTGGACACATAACCATCCACAGTATAAAATGAATTATACTGTGTTACAGCAGGATGTAACCCTACACTTGCCACTTTATAAGAACTCAATGGTTTGTTTATATATTTTTTTATCCCATCGAAAAGTTCCTTGTCATAAAATTGAGCATACGTAGGAACAAAATTAACATTATTAATATCTTTTTTTGTAATGTTTTTGTATTGATAACTGGTTTTATAGAGATAAAAAAGTTGGAATATAAGCACGATTACAAATACCCACCCAACATACTTATAATTTAGATATGGCTTAATCGCAATTGCAACAAATATATAAGTGATTATTGGCAGAATAAAGAAAAGACGTTCCAATCTAAATGCTCTAAATACAACATATTTTTGATGTATTTCTACTATTGGATTATAGAGCCATAATGCAGAAAAAAAACTAATAAATAACATTGATGCTATCAATAAATAAGCGGTTTTATCTACTTTATATTTTTTCAAAACAAGAGATAAAAGAACGCTTATAAATGCTGTAACTAATATTATTTTAGAATTAATACTAGCATGAAAGTGGCCTGAAGAAAGCAATTTAAACCATTCTGGCAATAATTTAGGGTTGGTCGCTCCTGCAGTAATCAAATTGAATTCTACTCTATGAGGAACAAAATCAGACGGTAGTAATACCATCATAAATAATCGATAATCTACAACAACATAGAAAATACACAGTAGGCCAATAGCCAATAAATACTGTTTTTGTATTGATTTTCTTTGTAAAAAATCAATACAAAACAGTAGCCCTAATGCCAATAATATAAATATCCCAGCTAATACTAAAACAGAATAAAAAGGAAAAAATACAATAAAAAGATAGTCTTTATAAGAATAGTTTCCTTTTTTTATATTTAAAAAAGCTGACAACAAAAATGGCTGGCCTGCGACAGATAAACCCGCCGATGGCCAAAATGGTAATAAGGCAAAACAAGAACTCAATCCAAGTAGTATAATTAAATTTTGTAAATTACTAAAATCAACATCTTTCATTATATGTTTTTTTAGTAAAACAAACATTCCACAATAAGCTACTATACGGATTATGAACTGATTCAGTAATATTGCATAAAATGGAGAACAATACTCAAATAATAAGCTTATTATATTAAGCTCTGTGCCAAAAGATAAACGAGGAACCCCATTCATAATTTGTTGTACAGGGAAGAAATTAGAAGCAAAAAACAAGTCATTATCTGCCAGTGTTTTAAGCCAAATAACATTAGAATCCAGATTATCATGAATTAAAATATGTGCATTTTCTCCATAAATAATATATGGCAAAAAATAGACAACTAAAACCCCAAAAAGCACAAAGGACGCAAAATATATGCTATATTTATTTGATACCTTAATCATAATTCTAATTATAAAACTTTACAATTTCACTGATTACACGGGTTTGCTGCTCTTCCGAAAGCTCAAAATACAAAGGCAAACGAACCAATGTATCCGTATAAAAGTCAGATTCTGGCAACGCTCTTCCATCGTGTTTGTCTGCATAAAATGGGCTTGTATGCAATGATAAATAGTGAAAAACAGGATGTATATTTTCTTTTTTTAATGCGGCAATCAATGCTGTTCTTTCTGTCAAATCTTTCGTGATAATATAGAACATATGCGCATTATTAGTGGCAAAATCAGGCAAATAAGGCAGACGTAATTTACCTTGTTGCACCAGCGGAGATAAACCGTCCCAATAACGTTGCCAAATCTGGCGGCGTTGCGCCTGAATAGCGTCCATATTTTCTAATTGTGCATACAAAAACGCCGCAATAATATCAGAAGGTAAGAACGAAGAACCCACATCCACCCAACCATATTTATCTACCTCACCTCTAAAAAAGGAAGAACGGTTTGTTCCTTTTTCGCGGATAATTTCAGCACGTTTTACAAAACGTTCGTCATTGATCGCCAACATTCCGCCTTCACCCGAAATAATATTTTTGGTTTCGTGGAAAGAAAATGCCGCCAAATGGCCTATCGTACCCAAAGGCTTCTTCGTTCCGTCAGGCATTACATAGAAACTATCAATAGCCTGCGCTGCATCTTCAATCACATACAAATTATGTTTTTCGGCCAGTTCCATAATTTTACCCATATCGCAGGCAATCCCCGCATAATGCACGGGCACGATGGCTTTTGTTTTTGGCGTAATCAAGGCCTCAATTTTATCGGCATCAAGGTTAGGATTATCAGCATTACTATCCGCAAAAACTAGCTTTGCTCCACGCAACACAAACGCGTTAGCCGTTGAAACAAACGTATAGCTTGGCATAATCACTTCGTCATCTGGCTGTAAATCAATCAGAATAGCGGCCATTTCTAAGGCATCAGTACACGAAGTAGTGAGCAATACTTTCTTAAAGCCTAATTCTTTTTCGAAAAATTCATTACATTTTTTAGTAAAAACACCATCACCAGAGATTTTACCAGAAATAACGGCTTCTTTAATGTACTCAGTTTCTTTGCCCGTCATGTAGGGCTTATTAAATGGAATCATTTTGTATATTTTTATTGTGAATCAATTACTTATTTAATTTTTTGGCAGGAACTCCCACATACAAACCCGATTCGGTAAGAGGTTTTGTTACGACCGCACCGCCACCTGTCTGTATGTCATCGGCAAACGTTATGTTATCAATCACTACCGTCCCGACACCCACAAAGCAACGCTGACCAATACGCACAAATCCAGCCAACGTAACACCAGGGCCAAAAAATGAATGCTTGCCTACGTGCGTATCGTGTGCCACCCTGCAACCTACATTAAAAAACACATTTTGGCCAGTAGATGCGCCTCTGTCCATGGTACAACCTGGCAAAATAAAAGTGCCTGCCCCCAACAAACGTGGTTCGTCCACATAACTGCTGCTATGCACAAATACCCCGAATTTGATTTGCTCGCAGAGCTGCTCAAACATTGCTTGGCGTGCGGCAAAATGTTTGTAACCAATGGCCAAAAACATTTCATCAAAAACGCCTGATTGGTAATCTTCTACTGCCTGACTTACAGCCCCTTGAACCAAACCCAAACCTTTGATTTGGCCTGCGGTGGCATAATCATCATAAAATATCACCTCGCTTGCGGCCTTGTCGTGTAACAAATGATGCGCCATCAATTGCCCCAAATCTCCAGCCCCAACTATCGCTACTTTTTTCTGTGCCATAAAATACTACGGTTTCCAGTCCAAATTGGTCAGCTCTTTTGCAGAGAAAACAGGGCGATGCTTCGCCTCTTTATAAATTTTGCCAATATAAATACTGGCCAAACCCACAAAGAAAATTTGCAAACCAAAACCAATAATGAGCGTTATCATAATGGACGGCCAACCCAGTTGAAATTCAGTAACAAATACCCGCAAAAACACCAAAGCCAATGCCGCTATTATTCCAAATCCGACCAAGCCCAAACCAAATCGAACGGCCATTTTCAAAGGCAATTCCGAAAAATCAAAAATGGCATTGAAGGCCAAATTCATCTTCCTTTTGAAATTAAATTTGCTTACACCTGCAAAACGCTCTCGTTGCGAAATAACCAATGTGCCGCGTTTCATGCCCACGTGCATGAACATACCTTCAATAAAACGACTAGCCTCGTTATATTTCAAAAACTGGTCTGTAAATCGGCGATTAAAAATACGCATTACGGCCAAACCCTTTGGTAAGTTTAAGCCCGTAAATCGCTCTAATACGCCCCAAAAAATATTAGACATCAGCACGTTAGAGAATTTATCTTTTTTCTCTTCTCGAACGCCAAAAACCAAATCATAGCCTTTTTGTATTTCCTCAATAAAACGCGGAATTTCTACGGGCGGATCTTGCAAATCAGGATCCATCATCAACAAGTAATCACCAGAAGCATAAGTAAAGCCTGCGGTCAATGCGCCTTGTTTGCCATGATTATACGAAAGTTCCACCAATTTAAGTCTATCGTTCTGTGCTGCCGCTATCTTAATGAGCTCGACAGTACGGTCTTGGCTGCCATCATCTATAAAAACAATTTCATAGTTAATCGCATTTTGATGCAAAACCTCTGTTGTTTCCTTGATAAATTGCTCAATACAATCTTCTTCGTAGTACACAGCTACGATAATTGACAATTTTTGGCCTGCTGGAAGCATACTTTTATACAAAAAAATTATTTGTTAAAATAAATTCAAAAAACTATCTGTATTGCTTGAGCGAAAAACAAACACTCAAACATTTTATTAACAATACAAATCCTCAATAAAGACAAATTTATATTTGATCATTCAGAACTATCATCTGCATCGCAAAAATTATTCGCAAAGTCAAAAGACATTATTTGCTACTAATCCGCAAATAAAATCAATTTTAACACTTTAAAATAATATTTTACGAATTAAAAAAGTAAAAAACATACAACATTCTCATTTACAACTAATTAACGCCCCCAATATTTGGTTAAGTTATAACCAATAAGTTGGTCGGCACGCGCCCCGATAGGTCTGTAATACACCAAAATTTCGTAGCGGTTTTCGGTGGCGTTATAAGTTCCCTCCAAATACGTCTCGTCGGGGCGGCGACTTGAGCTATTTTTATCCACTACCACATATTCGTAGTTATAAAAGCCCTGCTTAAGCGGCACACGCACGCGGTAGGCCTGCTCCGTAGAATCATAGTTCATCATAAAATTTTTGTCCAGTTTCCAATCCGTTAGCAAACCATACACATAAACATTGCTCTCTTCCATCTGTGGAGCTTTGAGCATAAAATTCGTGTAAACGTAGTCGGCCTCCGTTGCGCCGCGTCGGGTTTCGTAATTTTCTATCACAAAACGACCATTTATGTCAATAAGCTGGGCGTACGCCTGTCTTCCTCGTGGCACGTCGGGCATGAGCCAAACTTCCGCTTCCGTGTTGTTAAACTTGGTTCGGGCTACATTTTGGCCATTAAAACGAATACTTCTCAAATCCACGCTTCTAAATTCGTTGCCGCCCTGAAAATTATTTTCAAGGTTGAAAAACGTATAGTCCAACAACGCATCTTCTTCACGCAAAAACATCGGTTTGAGATTGTAAATAGCATTGTCCCAACGGTTGTTTTGGCGCAACACCACCGAGACGGTTTGCGCAGGATTAATGAGCTGATAAGCTCCGTATTTTACCTGAAAATCAATTTGTTGGTTTTTGAAACGCTGCTCTACACCCGACGAAAAACCAATATTTGGCGTAACTGTTACCTTATTGTCATAGACAATGAAGCGGCGCGTCAGCACAAAATCTTCCTTGCTGCCGTTGCGGTACACCATCACAATATAGTTGCCCGAAACCTTCACTTTCGGCACCGTCAGCACATAATGTACATATGGTTTGCGCGTATTCTGCGATATTTCGTAACTGTCCATAACGTATTCGTTGTATTCGCTCACGATGTCGGCATCGTTGAGGGCCGAAACCGTCCAATCGGCGTTGCAATGCACCACTTTAAA
This genomic stretch from Flexibacter flexilis DSM 6793 harbors:
- a CDS encoding glycosyltransferase family 4 protein, which codes for MKVLHVLNAVSGGSAYSTFELIEQLKKQGIDSYLVCEKNGTQARRDEIKKMLGGKVIFLPLYRANDKIRTVLWKRPLLEMKLSLGTLRGHKFQAQLAQIVRDEKIDIVHTSTAVNTEGAILAQKMGLPHIWHIRELVGDDKHYQFGNHQKWVQTIEKQSAMIVANSNVTYDCIAPFMADTNKICTIPNAIDVQKFKPKTHTNSIDKKIVVGMVASLDARWKNHTLFVKIAGKLKTLSNVEFRIYGKIPPTTDAYWLELNALKKSLGLSDEQFKFMGHGTKPEVFWAEIDIMVHPNRFESFGRVFVEAMAAAIPVIGLNEGGALQMVRDGYNGFLVPENDIAYICDKIKLLTEDSALRQQLGNAGRVTVEQDFDMPILGKRIKALYEQILHSHSHK
- a CDS encoding sugar phosphate nucleotidyltransferase; this encodes MNSNSPAIILCGGNINYSNLPIGTNVSNAMIPVNGKPVIGWILDDLIAKNILQVVVVLQTQNHQLYNFLSWAYQGRIQVDFAFVNEAGTILTSLLNGLNAINQPCGVHIILGDTLIQDNVSSDTDFVFVGQYDTPRNWCLVEADKQGLIQQFYDKSKEKIHKAGLTALTGYYHLTDITLAKKATREAINSGAKELSVMLDFYNKQRKIKIQPAQRWFDFGHIDHFVQAKRSLLQSRFFNSLQIDPVLSTVTKRSQKSAKLADELNWYKLLPEQLKLLTPRIIEQETSDNEVIITQEYYGYPNMAELYLYGNLDGQIWNTALQNLFKVHKLISSYKGELMPEEIADMYWAKTLERMDMLREQEPEWRTWLEADTLTINGQTFQNFNLLRERIEQKANALAANAQATVLHGDYCLSNILYDINNHIVRLIDPRGSFGKAGIYGDPRYDVAKLRHSICGLYDYIIADIFSFAQLSDTDFEYSIYANDSYADAAAAFDEQVVANNYDLHEIKFIEGLLFVSMVPYHQGKPMRQKLMYLTGIQLLNQVL
- a CDS encoding glycosyltransferase family 2 protein, translating into MKIIVPMAGRGSRFADRGYQTPKPLIEVAGKPMVLWAIKSLEKFDYSEIIFVVLLEHQERYDVVSLITQAIGDKAKFVFLEDVTQGQLCTVLAAEAYLNSSEDVLIAASDTYIKSEMASHIADKVSDCKGLISVANLAGSQWSFARTDEKGKVVEVAEKVRISDHASTGLYYFSDGSQLVSLAKEMIANQETTRGEYYVIPVYQKIIAQGGLVGISQADEMWDMGTPEAKAQFEAYLQTNIL
- a CDS encoding acyltransferase, coding for MKNIIIRFYTWSVRTILFFLPETEKVNLFRGWLYSWVLKDCKGDFRVGHDVLLKNPQWISVGYGVHINMGCQLMGGNITIGDRVLFGPMVLVAAGNHTFDGKDYFTGFERGHIHIGSGCWIGGNSSLLMGTNIPNGCVVGGLVLFVQNLFQKKIV
- a CDS encoding acyltransferase, whose product is MIQKIWYRWEFTFLPRIKKKFNYNQIYAHHLQRVCKQVGKGLKVNGQIKGFGKHVTLGDHVNFNPNVTLVGSGEVRIGSYFHTGSNLTIISTNHNYENTNAIPYGPERIDKPVIIKDFVWLGNNVTIIPGITIGEGAIVAAGSVVAKDVPDFAIVGGNPAKIIKYRNIEEFQAHKAAGRFH
- a CDS encoding HAD hydrolase family protein encodes the protein MRIVIDLDGTLCPIRQKHEKYAELPPLPHAVERMKELKAQGHYLIISTARNMATCEANVGKVMKNVGKITLEWLDKHDIPYDEIFFGKPNAELYIDDRALRFHSWAEVTDELLEDLRKEK
- a CDS encoding glycosyltransferase family 2 protein — its product is MFSICIPNYNYEKYLGRTIQSVLSQTEQDFEIVIADNKSTDSSVAIVEDFIKQGKNLRYVINSCNVGFAGNLDRAGALAKEPYCIMLSSDDLMRSNALAEYKKFIQLIGNKPVAFSSRIGIIDPDDKPTTSTTHGGRNANLWKESDIDQSLTAAMGYKIYKISADEMLKRCILYSANPLDFLATCFSREAYEGVGGYGSSRIINPDKWFHLKLLAEVEYVYLLDVKLFDYRIHPNNQTAQQASSGHLKYMVDEYRTSMEIDARMLQKSGLTTTQVQEAFVKNTIFKHGIGELSKGFWLKSLRILFMGLATYPSKVAFNKYFIVYVLLLLLGPVGIAITNLVRGQYKK